A single Blastococcus colisei DNA region contains:
- a CDS encoding VOC family protein — protein sequence MTVDLFAGVAVADFERSLAWYERLIGEGPAFVPNDVEAVWELAENRYLFIEVRPEHAGHAVHTVFVDDLDARIEAIAGRGIEPAERETYSNGVRKVTYRDPDGNEIGFGGGPVE from the coding sequence ATGACCGTCGATCTCTTCGCGGGAGTGGCAGTCGCCGACTTCGAGCGGTCGCTGGCCTGGTACGAGCGGCTGATAGGTGAAGGACCGGCGTTCGTGCCGAACGACGTCGAGGCCGTGTGGGAGCTCGCCGAGAATCGGTACCTGTTCATCGAGGTCCGGCCGGAGCACGCCGGCCACGCGGTGCACACGGTCTTCGTCGACGACCTCGACGCCCGGATCGAGGCCATCGCCGGCCGTGGAATCGAGCCCGCGGAGCGGGAGACCTACTCGAACGGCGTTCGGAAGGTGACCTACCGGGATCCCGACGGCAACGAGATCGGTTTCGGCGGCGGACCGGTCGAGTAG
- a CDS encoding phosphoribosyltransferase codes for MGVRRFADRREAGRALGERLAESPSGGHPRDLVVLGLPRGGVVVAAEVAAVLGSPLDVLVVRKLGLPRQPELAMGAIAAVGDVVETVWVDAVLAAVHVDPEEIEAVRHRELLELRRRETTYRDGRPPAALTGRAVVLVDDGLATGATMHAAVVAVRARLPATLAVAVPIGSPSACAALEPLVDEVLCLVAPDTFRAVGQGYAEFGQTTDEEVRRALRGSPHEV; via the coding sequence GTGGGGGTGCGGCGCTTCGCGGACCGCCGAGAGGCCGGGCGAGCCCTCGGCGAGCGGCTGGCCGAGAGCCCCTCCGGCGGACACCCGCGCGACCTCGTCGTGCTCGGCCTCCCGCGGGGCGGCGTCGTCGTCGCGGCCGAGGTCGCCGCCGTCCTCGGGTCACCGCTCGACGTCCTCGTCGTCCGCAAACTCGGGCTGCCGCGACAGCCGGAGCTGGCGATGGGGGCCATCGCGGCCGTCGGTGACGTCGTCGAGACGGTGTGGGTCGACGCCGTGCTCGCCGCGGTCCACGTCGACCCGGAGGAGATCGAGGCCGTCCGGCACCGCGAACTCCTCGAGCTGCGCCGTCGGGAGACCACCTACCGGGACGGCCGCCCGCCCGCCGCGCTGACCGGCCGGGCCGTCGTCCTCGTGGACGACGGGCTGGCCACGGGCGCCACGATGCACGCTGCGGTCGTCGCCGTGCGGGCGCGGCTGCCCGCGACCCTCGCGGTCGCCGTGCCGATCGGCTCACCCAGCGCCTGCGCCGCACTCGAACCGCTCGTCGACGAGGTGCTCTGCCTGGTCGCTCCGGACACGTTCCGCGCGGTCGGGCAGGGCTACGCCGAGTTCGGCCAGACCACCGACGAGGAGGTCCGGCGCGCGTTGCGCGGCAGCCCGCACGAGGTGTGA